A region from the Oceanidesulfovibrio marinus genome encodes:
- a CDS encoding stage II sporulation protein M, translated as MDATESGIEAQDVPERFDPAADSLLRNRASWQELETLVKKARKKGPARMTADELSRLDVLYRRTTTLLARAATRTEDPALVAYLNDLAAAAHGVIYAPPQRKPIAGILFFLATGFPRAVARTWIFHLVSAVIFIGGGLFGYYASNADPMAAYAILPAQETRLPGTPREELIESLRSGRDLSSEHKVFFASFLFRHNFTIGILSFAVGILAAVPTLLLIIYNGMMIGAFSYVHLSQGIHAEYWAWILPHGVPELTAIMLCGGAGLALGAAVINPGGESRITKLTAAGKEAAKILLGVGMLLFFAAIIESFLRQSHMETWERLAFAGSVAVAMAGYFAMGFVYEWREKKARRMQGVLMPAAATAVPTL; from the coding sequence GTGGACGCGACAGAAAGCGGGATCGAGGCCCAGGATGTTCCGGAGCGGTTCGATCCCGCCGCTGATTCCCTACTCCGAAACAGGGCTTCGTGGCAAGAGCTTGAAACTTTGGTGAAAAAGGCCCGCAAGAAGGGCCCGGCGCGCATGACCGCGGACGAGCTTTCCCGGCTGGATGTGCTTTACCGCCGCACCACCACCCTGCTTGCCAGAGCCGCCACCCGCACCGAGGACCCGGCCCTCGTGGCCTACCTCAACGACCTTGCAGCGGCCGCCCACGGCGTCATCTACGCACCGCCCCAGCGCAAGCCCATCGCCGGCATCCTCTTCTTCCTGGCCACGGGCTTTCCCCGCGCCGTGGCGCGCACCTGGATCTTCCACCTCGTCTCCGCCGTCATCTTCATCGGCGGCGGCCTGTTCGGCTACTACGCCTCCAACGCCGACCCCATGGCCGCCTACGCCATCCTGCCGGCCCAGGAGACCAGGCTGCCCGGCACTCCGCGCGAGGAGTTGATCGAGTCCCTGCGCTCCGGCCGCGACCTGAGCAGCGAACACAAGGTCTTCTTCGCCTCGTTCCTCTTCCGCCACAACTTCACCATCGGCATCCTCTCATTCGCCGTGGGCATCCTGGCCGCAGTGCCCACCCTGCTGCTCATCATCTACAACGGCATGATGATCGGCGCGTTCAGCTATGTACACCTCAGCCAGGGCATACACGCGGAGTACTGGGCCTGGATACTGCCGCACGGCGTGCCCGAGCTCACGGCCATCATGCTCTGCGGCGGGGCCGGCCTTGCCCTGGGCGCAGCCGTGATCAACCCGGGCGGGGAGTCGCGCATCACAAAGCTCACCGCGGCCGGCAAGGAAGCGGCCAAAATCCTGCTGGGCGTGGGCATGCTGCTCTTCTTTGCCGCGATCATCGAGAGCTTTCTGCGCCAGAGCCACATGGAAACGTGGGAGCGCCTGGCCTTTGCCGGCTCCGTGGCCGTGGCCATGGCCGGCTACTTCGCCATGGGGTTCGTGTATGAGTGGCGGGAGAAGAAGGCCCGCCGGATGCAGGGCGTGTTGATGCCGGCAGCGGCTACAGCCGTCCCGACTCTCTGA
- a CDS encoding RDD family protein: MAGPTVTFETPENVQVSYEPAGLGTRFIAWFVDSLLLSILMFVIFVAVIAAGIMTSEVADFLREYLGPVFDKLLDMLGQGEAWESGPVMQMVFWAVYSVLMGFSSFLYFGLFEYMMDGRTPGKKWLHIRVVKDRGFTLDAGSIFLRNIFRIIDQITLLWIVPVVSPKSQRLGDMVAGTLVVRDKPRKLSRVREELLARPQHAIRFPLDGAQLARLDEKVLQAAEQYLDRYDDLSAEQQEALALRLSASMAQRMGQEPPERGMALVFLVDALSQVFKRRARRLA, translated from the coding sequence ATGGCCGGACCGACAGTTACCTTTGAAACTCCGGAAAACGTGCAGGTCAGCTACGAGCCTGCCGGTCTCGGCACGCGCTTCATCGCGTGGTTCGTCGACTCTCTCCTACTATCCATTCTTATGTTTGTCATTTTCGTTGCCGTTATTGCGGCGGGGATAATGACGAGCGAGGTGGCCGACTTCCTGAGAGAGTACCTGGGCCCGGTGTTCGATAAGCTTCTGGACATGCTGGGCCAGGGCGAGGCCTGGGAGAGCGGACCGGTCATGCAGATGGTCTTCTGGGCTGTCTACTCCGTACTCATGGGCTTCAGCTCGTTTCTCTACTTCGGGCTGTTCGAGTACATGATGGACGGCCGCACCCCCGGCAAGAAGTGGCTCCACATCCGCGTGGTCAAGGACCGCGGCTTCACCCTGGACGCCGGCAGCATCTTTCTGCGCAACATCTTCCGCATCATCGATCAGATCACCCTGCTGTGGATCGTGCCGGTGGTCTCGCCCAAGTCGCAACGCCTGGGCGACATGGTGGCCGGCACCCTGGTGGTGCGCGACAAGCCGCGCAAGCTCTCCCGCGTGCGCGAAGAGCTGCTGGCCAGACCGCAGCACGCCATCCGTTTTCCCCTGGACGGCGCGCAGCTCGCCCGGCTGGACGAGAAGGTGCTGCAGGCCGCCGAGCAGTACCTGGACCGCTACGACGATCTGAGCGCGGAGCAGCAGGAAGCGCTCGCCCTGCGGCTCTCCGCCTCCATGGCGCAACGCATGGGCCAGGAGCCGCCGGAACGGGGCATGGCCCTGGTTTTTCTGGTGGATGCGCTCTCGCAGGTGTTCAAGCGCCGCGCCCGCCGGCTGGCGTAG
- a CDS encoding bacteriohemerythrin produces MPLVEWSPRLHIGIATIDEQHEYLTGLINKLYAAHTDGKDREALQPIVNAISDYAQYHFSEEQKLMEQYEYPTFEGHKALHDDFIVKSVEYLFDYLNGKEEELSTEMLDYLTDWWLNHISRVDQEMGNYLKSKGAS; encoded by the coding sequence ATGCCTCTAGTCGAATGGAGCCCCAGACTGCACATCGGCATCGCCACGATTGACGAGCAGCATGAGTACCTCACCGGCCTTATCAACAAGCTGTATGCGGCGCACACCGACGGGAAGGACCGCGAAGCCCTCCAGCCCATAGTCAACGCCATCAGCGACTACGCCCAGTACCACTTCTCCGAAGAGCAGAAGCTCATGGAGCAGTACGAGTACCCCACCTTCGAGGGGCACAAAGCCCTGCACGACGACTTTATCGTCAAGTCCGTGGAATATCTCTTCGACTACCTCAACGGCAAAGAAGAAGAGCTCTCCACCGAGATGCTCGACTACCTGACCGACTGGTGGCTCAACCACATCAGCAGGGTCGATCAGGAGATGGGGAACTACCTCAAATCCAAAGGCGCGAGCTAG
- a CDS encoding GspE/PulE family protein: protein MQTDPANPLLSQDSPAEPRSTRPAAPPPGRKRLGEMLMEEGLLTTEQLQKSLEGQKVLGIKLGQYLIQKNVVDESHIVRLLARQLRVGRYDKERFPPSTDMAEVVPESLAHRHLLVPLERHGSLLWLAMMDPTDLEAIDIVMKTSGFDVEPVICTEQEYVSHFYGVYGRMLEGIADVEVEQEQSITVEDSTVTISSLQYMAEDAPVVKLVNSVLVQALDRGASDIHIQPKHKDVLLRFRVDGKLEEAPAPPKAFYLPFISRIKLLSNMDISVSRIPQDGRFTYRTRDTEISVRTSTTPTIYGEKVVMRLLNQSNDVMDFTELGMSEREAKILKTATRRPYGMILATGPTGSGKTTLLYSILNRLNTIDVNIVTLEDPVEYRVDNICQIQLNRKAGMTFASGLRSVLRQDPDIIMVGEIRDLETADIAIKSALTGHKVLSTLHTNNAADTITRMVEMGIEPFLVASTLLVSVAQRLVRRLCDDCAEEIPATSKHLKILGVKPSEGLTIRKAVGCPKCGRSGYKGRVGVFEILEVDENVQDMIIKRASAHQIRSAAVKAGTLVTLKQNAAIKVLEGRTSIEEYMTIAFEI, encoded by the coding sequence ATGCAGACCGATCCTGCCAACCCCCTCCTGAGCCAGGACTCACCGGCAGAGCCTCGCTCGACGCGCCCCGCCGCCCCTCCGCCGGGCCGCAAACGCCTGGGCGAAATGCTCATGGAGGAAGGCCTGCTCACCACAGAGCAGCTCCAGAAGTCGCTGGAAGGCCAGAAGGTCCTCGGCATCAAGCTCGGCCAGTACCTCATCCAGAAGAACGTGGTGGACGAGAGCCACATCGTCCGCCTGCTGGCCAGGCAGCTCCGCGTGGGCCGTTACGACAAGGAGCGCTTCCCGCCTTCCACGGATATGGCCGAGGTCGTGCCGGAATCTCTGGCCCACCGCCATCTGCTCGTCCCGCTGGAACGCCACGGCTCCCTGCTCTGGCTGGCCATGATGGACCCCACGGACCTTGAGGCCATCGACATCGTGATGAAGACCTCCGGCTTTGACGTCGAGCCCGTCATTTGCACGGAGCAGGAGTACGTCAGCCACTTCTATGGCGTGTACGGCCGCATGCTCGAAGGCATCGCCGACGTGGAGGTGGAGCAGGAGCAGAGCATCACGGTGGAGGACTCCACCGTCACCATCAGTTCGCTGCAGTACATGGCCGAGGACGCGCCCGTGGTGAAGCTGGTGAACTCCGTGCTCGTCCAGGCCCTGGACCGCGGCGCCAGCGACATCCACATCCAGCCCAAGCACAAGGACGTGCTCCTGCGCTTCCGCGTGGACGGCAAGCTGGAAGAGGCCCCGGCCCCGCCCAAGGCCTTCTACCTGCCCTTTATCAGCCGCATCAAGCTGCTCTCTAATATGGACATCTCGGTCTCGCGCATCCCCCAGGACGGCCGCTTCACCTACCGCACCCGCGACACCGAGATCAGCGTGCGTACTTCCACCACGCCCACCATCTACGGCGAAAAGGTGGTCATGCGCCTGCTCAACCAGTCCAACGACGTCATGGACTTCACCGAGCTGGGCATGAGCGAACGCGAGGCCAAGATACTCAAAACCGCCACCCGCCGGCCCTACGGCATGATCCTCGCCACAGGCCCCACAGGCAGCGGTAAAACCACCCTGCTCTACTCCATCCTGAACCGCCTCAACACCATCGACGTGAACATCGTCACCCTGGAGGACCCGGTGGAGTACCGGGTGGACAACATCTGCCAGATCCAGCTCAACCGCAAAGCCGGCATGACCTTCGCCTCCGGCCTGCGCTCCGTGCTCCGCCAGGACCCGGACATCATCATGGTGGGCGAGATTCGCGACCTCGAAACCGCGGACATCGCCATCAAGTCCGCCCTCACCGGCCACAAGGTCCTTTCCACCCTGCATACCAACAACGCCGCGGACACCATCACCCGCATGGTGGAAATGGGCATCGAACCCTTCCTCGTGGCCTCCACCCTGCTCGTCTCCGTGGCCCAGCGCCTGGTGCGCCGCCTCTGCGACGACTGCGCCGAAGAAATCCCGGCCACGTCCAAGCACCTCAAGATCCTCGGCGTCAAACCGTCCGAGGGCCTGACCATCCGCAAGGCCGTGGGCTGCCCAAAGTGCGGCCGCTCCGGCTACAAAGGCCGCGTCGGCGTGTTCGAAATTCTGGAAGTGGACGAGAACGTCCAGGACATGATCATCAAGCGCGCCTCGGCCCACCAGATCCGCTCAGCCGCCGTGAAGGCCGGGACCCTGGTCACCCTCAAGCAGAACGCCGCCATCAAGGTCCTCGAAGGACGAACGTCCATCGAAGAGTACATGACCATCGCTTTTGAAATTTAA
- a CDS encoding ABC transporter substrate binding protein — translation MVPGKRTTSLRVALCALLFLLLQIAAHAVPPCCAAAPARNVLLISSYHPGFPTFFRQVEGLNSVLKPAGVKLDVEFMDSKRFNIPENLTLFYELLKFKLGKLPPYDVIVTSDDNALSFALKHRDTLFPDTPIVFCGVNNESLAHSMVTDPMVTGVIESVSMQETIDLIWKLRPDAKTMYAIVDETPSGQGDLATYRSLQSHYPGRNLAVLNLTDMTWDELGQELESIPESSGLLLLSAYRDKNGASKTFEEGLAWILDHAKAPLFHLWSHGLGQGIIGGKIISQFEQGRIAGHMALRLINGEPPRSIPIIEGDQANRFAFDQLVLNKYHISDALVPPDSQILNKPPGIWSTHRIEVVAALIVFMLLAVFFVILSLYANKLRKTKVMLSEAHKRLSFHVTNSPLALIEWEDGRHIKKWSKQAEEMFGWTEEEVIGKNWNDFEFIYEDDIEDVTNELLNLFEGRSTFNTVENRNYRKDKSIIYCQWYNSSLMDEDGAMISLLSQVADVTKLKTYEANLLQAKEQAEASNRAKSEFLANMSHEIRTPMNGVVGMLQLLRSSKLNPEQSNSVDMALQASERLTLLLSDILDISVIEAGYLKVNKSPLDISGVLKQTVELFKPAFSQKGIVFSASIDPDVRTRVLGDATRVQQVLANFIGNAFKFTASGSVAVSISSQPVHPPGHVRLLFTVADTGIGISDNSLEILFNPFTQGSQGHQRNHEGAGLGLSICKRLVELMGGSICVDSELGVGTTIYCTIPFELDQRTGAVRDDRLAEEEPGPEKIKVLVAEDDAISRTAARKQLEHMGYEVCVVENGQRLLEVLREEIPDVILMDVRMPLMDGLEATRAIRRGEAGADKAGIPIIAMTAYAMNGDRDLILAAGMDEYISKPVDLSVLKAVLESVLKQSKADHG, via the coding sequence ATGGTTCCAGGCAAACGAACGACTTCTCTTCGTGTAGCTCTCTGCGCGTTGCTGTTCCTGCTTCTGCAGATTGCAGCTCATGCGGTACCGCCATGTTGTGCAGCCGCTCCCGCCAGAAATGTCCTGCTTATCAGCTCGTACCATCCAGGATTTCCGACGTTTTTCAGGCAAGTTGAAGGGCTCAACTCCGTATTGAAACCGGCTGGTGTGAAACTTGATGTCGAGTTCATGGACAGCAAGCGATTCAACATACCAGAGAATCTGACGCTGTTTTATGAGCTCTTGAAGTTCAAGCTGGGCAAGCTGCCGCCATATGACGTCATTGTCACATCAGACGACAATGCGCTGTCTTTTGCGCTGAAGCATCGAGACACGCTCTTTCCTGACACTCCGATCGTATTTTGCGGCGTCAACAACGAGTCGCTGGCGCACTCCATGGTCACGGACCCGATGGTCACGGGGGTCATCGAGTCTGTTTCCATGCAGGAAACAATCGACTTGATATGGAAGCTGCGTCCGGACGCCAAGACGATGTATGCGATCGTCGATGAAACGCCCAGCGGGCAGGGCGATCTCGCTACATATCGCAGCTTGCAGTCACACTATCCGGGCAGGAATCTTGCCGTGCTCAACCTGACCGACATGACCTGGGACGAGCTGGGGCAGGAGCTGGAGTCCATCCCCGAGTCGAGCGGCTTGCTGCTTCTCTCCGCGTACCGGGACAAGAACGGCGCTTCCAAGACGTTCGAGGAAGGGCTGGCGTGGATACTGGATCACGCCAAGGCGCCCCTGTTCCATCTTTGGTCGCACGGATTGGGCCAGGGCATCATCGGCGGCAAGATCATCTCGCAGTTCGAGCAGGGCAGGATCGCCGGCCACATGGCGTTGCGGCTTATCAACGGCGAGCCGCCGCGCTCCATACCCATCATCGAAGGGGACCAGGCGAACCGGTTCGCTTTCGATCAGCTCGTACTGAACAAGTACCATATCAGCGATGCCTTGGTGCCGCCAGACAGCCAGATACTGAACAAGCCACCGGGCATCTGGAGCACGCATAGGATCGAAGTGGTCGCAGCGTTGATTGTGTTCATGCTGCTCGCTGTTTTCTTTGTCATACTTTCACTGTATGCCAATAAGCTGAGAAAAACCAAAGTCATGCTGTCTGAAGCACATAAGAGGCTGTCATTCCATGTAACGAACTCTCCATTGGCTCTTATTGAATGGGAAGATGGCAGGCACATCAAGAAATGGTCCAAGCAGGCGGAAGAGATGTTCGGTTGGACTGAAGAGGAAGTGATTGGCAAGAATTGGAATGATTTTGAGTTTATTTATGAAGATGATATTGAAGATGTAACCAATGAGCTTCTCAATCTTTTCGAAGGGAGATCGACATTCAATACAGTTGAAAATAGAAACTATAGGAAAGATAAATCAATTATATATTGCCAGTGGTACAACTCGTCACTCATGGATGAAGATGGGGCGATGATTTCGTTGCTGTCACAGGTTGCTGACGTGACAAAGCTGAAAACATATGAAGCGAACCTGTTGCAGGCCAAAGAGCAGGCCGAGGCGTCCAACCGGGCAAAGTCCGAATTTCTGGCAAACATGAGCCACGAGATACGCACACCGATGAACGGCGTTGTGGGCATGCTTCAGCTCCTTCGGAGTTCTAAATTGAATCCGGAGCAAAGCAACTCCGTCGATATGGCTCTCCAGGCATCAGAGCGATTGACGCTGCTGCTCTCAGACATCCTGGATATATCCGTAATAGAAGCAGGGTACCTGAAGGTCAATAAATCGCCGTTGGATATCTCTGGGGTGCTGAAGCAGACTGTCGAGCTGTTCAAGCCGGCATTCAGTCAGAAAGGTATAGTTTTCAGCGCTTCCATTGACCCGGATGTACGGACCAGGGTTCTGGGCGATGCGACAAGAGTACAGCAGGTGCTGGCCAACTTCATAGGCAACGCATTCAAGTTTACGGCTTCAGGGAGCGTTGCCGTGTCCATATCTTCCCAGCCGGTACACCCGCCAGGCCACGTGCGTCTGCTGTTCACAGTGGCGGATACCGGCATCGGCATTTCGGACAACTCTCTTGAGATACTATTCAACCCGTTTACGCAAGGCAGCCAGGGTCACCAGCGCAACCATGAAGGCGCCGGTCTCGGGCTTTCGATCTGCAAGCGGCTGGTCGAGCTTATGGGCGGCTCCATCTGCGTGGACAGCGAGCTCGGTGTGGGCACGACCATCTATTGCACCATCCCCTTTGAGCTGGACCAGAGGACAGGGGCCGTCAGGGATGATCGTTTGGCGGAAGAGGAGCCCGGCCCGGAAAAGATCAAGGTGCTCGTCGCCGAGGACGACGCCATCAGCCGCACCGCTGCCCGCAAGCAACTGGAGCATATGGGCTACGAGGTGTGTGTGGTGGAAAACGGCCAACGACTGCTGGAAGTCCTGCGGGAGGAGATCCCGGACGTTATTTTGATGGATGTGCGGATGCCGCTGATGGACGGACTGGAAGCAACGCGGGCCATCCGGCGCGGGGAGGCCGGAGCCGACAAGGCCGGCATCCCGATTATCGCCATGACGGCGTATGCGATGAACGGCGACAGAGACTTGATCCTTGCCGCAGGCATGGATGAGTACATCTCCAAGCCGGTGGATCTCTCGGTACTGAAGGCTGTTCTCGAGAGCGTGCTCAAACAGAGCAAAGCCGACCATGGCTGA
- a CDS encoding YbhB/YbcL family Raf kinase inhibitor-like protein has protein sequence MAFELTSPAFENGKPIPIRHTCDGEDISPALEWSGVPDKATSLVLICDDPDAPGGTFDHWIVYNLPPDIDGLGEGIALGTALEGGGNQGRNDFRKVGYGGPCPPSGTHRYYFTLYAVDGTLDYAEPPGKQAVLDDIEDSVLGKAQLMGTYSR, from the coding sequence ATGGCGTTTGAGCTGACGAGCCCGGCGTTCGAGAACGGAAAGCCCATCCCCATTCGACATACGTGCGACGGCGAGGATATTTCGCCCGCTCTGGAGTGGTCCGGCGTGCCGGACAAAGCCACGAGCCTGGTGCTGATCTGCGACGATCCGGACGCGCCGGGCGGCACGTTCGACCACTGGATCGTCTACAACCTGCCGCCGGACATCGACGGCCTGGGCGAAGGCATCGCCCTTGGCACGGCTCTGGAGGGCGGCGGCAACCAGGGCCGCAACGACTTCCGCAAGGTGGGATACGGCGGACCGTGCCCCCCTTCGGGCACACACCGCTATTACTTCACGCTCTACGCCGTGGACGGCACGCTGGATTATGCCGAACCGCCCGGCAAACAGGCCGTTCTCGACGACATCGAGGACTCGGTGCTGGGCAAGGCGCAGCTCATGGGCACATACTCGCGCTGA
- a CDS encoding sirohydrochlorin cobaltochelatase translates to MTRSAILLAAFGSSEPQAHRILARFEAKVREAFPGRTVRWAFTSGRIRERLAGEGKKTDSVSKALARVGFERFETVAVQSLHVIPGKEFEDLKRAVRDAEENGPIARTTLGAPLLAGPDDVEAAAAAILRNLPPERSPHEAVLLMGHGTWHQGDAVYDSLAARLAEQDPLVKLGTLEGIDSLEPLLDALRRDTVNTVWLIPLLAVVGAHVQRDMAGDGPNSWKSRIEAAGFACKPVMRGAVENEDLSDIWISHLTTAVSELDSDQASGGQGNTVPLDP, encoded by the coding sequence ATGACGCGATCGGCAATCCTTCTGGCCGCCTTCGGCTCCAGCGAACCCCAGGCCCACCGCATTCTTGCGCGGTTCGAGGCCAAGGTGCGCGAGGCGTTCCCCGGCCGCACTGTCCGCTGGGCGTTCACCTCGGGCCGCATCCGCGAGCGGCTGGCAGGTGAAGGAAAAAAGACCGACTCCGTGAGCAAAGCCCTGGCGCGCGTGGGCTTCGAACGCTTCGAGACCGTGGCCGTGCAGTCGCTGCACGTGATCCCGGGCAAGGAGTTCGAGGACCTGAAACGCGCCGTACGCGACGCCGAGGAAAACGGTCCCATCGCCCGGACCACCCTGGGCGCCCCCCTGCTCGCCGGGCCGGACGACGTGGAGGCCGCCGCCGCGGCGATTCTCCGCAACCTGCCGCCGGAACGCTCCCCGCACGAGGCCGTGCTGCTCATGGGCCACGGCACCTGGCACCAGGGAGACGCCGTGTACGACAGCCTGGCCGCCAGACTGGCCGAACAGGACCCCCTGGTGAAGCTCGGCACCCTGGAGGGCATCGATTCCCTGGAGCCCCTGCTGGACGCCCTGCGCCGCGACACGGTCAACACGGTCTGGCTCATTCCCCTGCTGGCCGTGGTGGGAGCCCACGTGCAACGCGACATGGCCGGCGACGGCCCGAACTCCTGGAAATCGCGCATCGAAGCCGCCGGCTTTGCCTGCAAACCCGTCATGCGCGGCGCCGTGGAAAACGAAGATCTCTCCGATATCTGGATCAGCCACCTGACCACGGCTGTGTCCGAGCTGGATTCGGATCAAGCCTCCGGCGGCCAGGGGAACACGGTTCCCCTGGACCCCTGA